Proteins encoded in a region of the Quercus lobata isolate SW786 chromosome 8, ValleyOak3.0 Primary Assembly, whole genome shotgun sequence genome:
- the LOC115954713 gene encoding cytochrome P450 71D9-like: MEFQIPFLFVLFTFFLFLLMATKIVRKSKTKSKLPPGPWRLPLLGNLHQLVGSLPHHSLGKLAKKYGPLMHLQLGEVSNIIVSSPEMAKEVMKTHDIIFASRPYLLAAKILSYDTKGIAFSPYGSYWREIRKMCMVELLSVKRVESFRSIREVEVSNLIKMISANEGSPINLSEKFFQLAYGITSRAALGKTAKDHEAFISIVNEGTKLASGFCVADMFPSIEVLQVISSLRHKLEKLHQGIDQILQKVLNEHKDNNLEAKKGDGKADKDIVDVLLRLQRHGDLEHPLTDNSIKAVLLDIFSAGSETSSTTLEWAMSEMVKNPQVMEKAQAEVRQVFDGKAYVDETYLHELKFLRSVIKETLRLHPTIPLLLPRECSESCDINGYKIPVKTKVIVNAWAIGRDPRYWTEAEKFYPERFLNSSIDYKGTDFEYIPFGAGRRMCPGITFAMANIELPLAQLLYHFDWKLPNGLKQEDLDMTEEFGLSLRRKNNLHLIPMPYHPLSVK; encoded by the exons ATGGAGTTTCAAATTCCCtttctttttgtcctttttactttcttcctcttcctgtTAATGGCAACTAAAATAGTAAGGAAATCAAAAACTAAGTCAAAGTTGCCCCCAGGACCATGGAGATTACCACTCTTAGGAAACTTGCACCAACTTGTTGGCTCACTACCTCATCACTCTTTAGGAAAACTTGCTAAAAAATATGGACCCTTGATGCACCTACAACTTGGTGAAGTTTCCAACATCATAGTATCTTCACCAGAAATGGCCAAAGAGGTTATGAAAACACATGACATAATCTTTGCTAGTAGGCCTTATCTTCTTGCTGCCAAGATCTTGTCTTATGATACTAAAGGCATTGCCTTCTCTCCATATGGAAGTTATTGGAGAGAGATTAGAAAAATGTGCATGGTGGAGTTGCTAAGTGTAAAACGTGTTGAATCATTCCGATCAATTAGAGAAGTGGAGGTGTCAAATCTTATCAAAATGATATCTGCAAATGAAGGTTCACCAATCAATCTTAGTGAGAAGTTCTTTCAATTGGCATATGGTATAACATCAAGGGCTGCCCTTGGTAAAACAGCCAAAGACCATGAAGCATTCATATCAATTGTCAATGAAGGTACAAAACTGGCATCAGGGTTTTGTGTTGCTGACATGTTCCCTTCAATTGAAGTGCTTCAAGTTATTAGCAGTTTGAGGCATAAACTTGAGAAGCTACATCAAGGGATTGATCAGATACTACAAAAAGTTTTGAATGAGCACAAAGACAACAATTTGGAAGCTAAAAAAGGTGATGGCAAAGCAGATAAAGATATTGTTGATGTCCTCTTAAGGCTCCAAAGGCATGGTGATCTTGAACATCCCTTAACTGACAACAGCATCAAGGCAGTCCTCTTG GACATATTCAGTGCTGGGAGTGAGACATCATCAACTACTCTAGAGTGGGCAATGTCAGAAATGGTGAAGAACCCACAGGTGATGGAAAAGGCACAAGCTGAGGTGAGACAGGTCTTTGATGGAAAAGCATATGTGGATGAAACATACCTTCATGAATTGAAATTCTTAAGATCAGTTATCAAAGAAACTTTGAGGCTGCATCCTACTATTCCTTTGTTACTTCCAAGAGAATGCAGTGAGAGTTGTGATATTAATGGATACAAGATACCTGTCAAGACCAAGGTCATTGTTAATGCATGGGCTATTGGAAGAGATCCAAGGTATTGGACTGAAGCTGAGAAATTTTACCCAGAAAGATTCCTCAACAGTTCAATTGATTACAAGGGGACAGATTTTGAATACATACCTTTTGGTGCTGGAAGGAGGATGTGCCCTGGAATTACATTTGCTATGGCTAATATTGAGCTTCCACTTGCACAATTACTATATCATTTTGATTGGAAACTTCCCAATGGGTTGAAGCAAGAAGATCTAGACATGACTGAGGAATTTGGATTGtctttaagaagaaaaaataatctaCACTTAATTCCTATGCCTTATCATCCTTTGTCTGTAAAATAA